Genomic window (Dyadobacter fanqingshengii):
CTGTTCAAGTATATAATTTACTGTGTTCTTTGGCGAGATGTTTTTGTTTAAAACATTCTCCAAATTTGCCATATAGAAGTTCCGCAAGCCCTTCTTTCTAATCGTTTTATTAGGTTCATAATATTGCCTCGCGAAGTAACAGACTACGTCCACCATTTGATGAATATAGGACGATTTTGAATCCCTGCTCACCGGATCTTCAATGATGCCCGTAATTTTCGCGTCCAGCGAAATCCTCCGAAACTTGCTTGGGACCAAATTAAAACGCCTCATTTTTCGCAACAGTTTTCTCAGTTTCATTTCATCTGTATTGTCGCTGATTATTAGTCCCTTATCCGTCTTTAGTGCTCCTGGAAAATTTCCTGCTTTTAATGTGTTATCGATCCTTTGGATAAGTAATTTCCAGGCATATTCAAACACATCATTGGCGTAACCCGGATTTTTTTCAATCCGCACGGTAACAATGCTTATATCGCTTCTAGCGTTCAAAAACCGCAAACATTCTCTCAGAATCAATATTTTGTGGTTTTTTGATATGCCTGCTTTCAGGTTAGGGTTTCCATTAATGAATACGGATGCATGAATTTCCTCGGCCATCGTCAAGCCGTATACTTTTTTCAAGTGTCTCCGAAACTTGATCAAATCATCAAGCAATGTCTGCCAGGCAGATTCGTGAACGCATAATGCAGAGAGAACAAAAAATTGCGAAGGAGACTTTATTTTTCCAACGTCCCCGCTTTCATCAATATAACAAAAATACATGCTGACAGAAAAGGTAATTCTGAATAAGCAAGCATGGCCCGGGATCTGTTCTATTGAATTATTTCTCGGCTAGTATCAATGATTCTGCGTCAAAGTTGCGTTTTTTGAGGCTCCAAAAAATATTATACATACAAAACAAGAATTAATAAAACCGTTTTACATACATTTGGTGAAGATATACACTTTTCGTGTTGGATTTTTATGAAGGGGACTAACCTGGGGGAATTTGAGGAGCTGGTTTTGCTGACGATCGCTTCGTTGGCGAGTGAAGCTTATAGTGTCGCTATTTGTGATGAATTGGAAAAATATACGGGGCGTACGGCTAAGCTGGGCGTGGTGCATTCGGTTTTGAACCGGCTGGAAGAGAAGGGATTGGCGAAAAGCAGGCTAGGGGAAGCGAGTAGCACAAGGGGTGGTAAGCGGAAGCGTTTTTACGAGGTCAGCCACGCGGGCAAAGTCGCACTGACAAAATCCAAGGAGGTGCGCGAAAATATCTGGCGCAACATTCCCGGCTTTAACCTCGAAGGCTCCATATGAAAGCAACTGATCAACCTCCGCGCTGGGCAACCCGCTTCCTGCAATGGTATTGTCGCCCCCGTCTGCTGGAAGATTTGGAAGGGGACTTGTTCGAATATTTTGAGCGAAATGTAAAGAATAAGGGATTGCGCCGGGCAAGGATCGTTTATGTGATCGACGTGATCAAATTTTTAAGGCCATACACCATTCGGAAAATAGAATTCTTCAACCTTTTCATTCACTGGATCATGATTGGGAGCTACCTGAAAACCTCGCGACGCAGCCTCGTCCGCAACAAATTATTCTCCCTGATCAACATTATCGGCCTGGCTGTGAGCATGTCCGTTGGCCTGCTTGTGATAGCCGTAATCACTGACTTAAATTCCTACGACGATTTTCACCAGGAGGGCGACCGGATTTACCGCGTTATTACCACTTTTCGAAATGCCGATCAGCCGCCTATGGAGCTTGCTTCCACTTCGGTGAAGGCCGGCCAGAAAATCCGGGAAACGGTTGCTGGTGCAGAGCAGGTCACCACTTTTCGCAACGGATTCTCGGGCGACGCCCGCGTAGGCAATTCCACATTTCCTTTGGAAGCAATTTGGGCTGATAACGCTTTTCTCAAAGTTTTTACATTCCCGCTGGTCAAAGGCAACGCAGCAACCGCACTGGAAGAACCCTACTCTTTGGTTCTATCCGAAAAAACGGCCCGGAAAATGTTTGGCGAAGCGGACCCGATTGGCAAACCCGTCATGTTTGATACCACCAGTTATGTGGTCCGCGGCGTTGTGAAGGACTTGCCCAAACTCTCTCACATCCGGTTCGAAATGCTCGTTTCCTTCGCCACAATCGAAGCGCAGCAGGCGGAGAAAACCAACTTTTATGACTGGGATAATGTCTGGTCAAATTACGTGTATGTGTTAATGCCAGCGCATCCCGCGCTCGCGCCCGTGCAATCGGAATTGGCAAAAATAAGCAAGCAGGAAAGCGCAGCGTACAAAGATAAATCAGTATCCATTTCCCTGAAACCCATGAACGGCGCGGTGCTGGGAGGGAAATTGTCGAACAATGTTGGTCCAGCCATTTCGCCGGTCGTTACCTGGGTTTTGAGCGGACTGGCTTTCGTAATCATACTTTCAGCCTGTTTCAATTACACCAACTTGTCCGTAGCACGCTCGCTCCGGCGCTCTCGTGAGGTTGGGATCAGAAAGATCATCGGCGCCAGAAAGAGTCACGTTCTGGGTCAGTTTATGGCAGAGTCGGTGATCATTGCCATGCTCGCGCTCCTATTCTCATTTGGGCTATTCCTGTTTTTGAAGAAAGAATTCCTGGCCCTGGATCCCAACATTTCCGATCTCGTTTCCCTGGATTTGTCTTTCAAAACGATCCTTTATTTTATCGCGCTGGCCTGCTTCGTTGGCCTGGCCGCTGGTTTTTTGCCAGCATTATTTTTCTCCCGGATCAACGCACTGCTGGTGATGAAGGACGTGTCGAATCTTACTCTGTTTCGCCGGGTTGGGATGCGTAAAGCATTGATCGTCATTCAATATACCTTGTCGCTATTCTTCATTGCAGCAACGCTTGTCGGTTATAATCAATACAAAGGTCTGCTCCGTTTCGACCTGGGCTTTGAGACAGAAAACATTGTCAACATTCGAATGCAGGGGAATAAACCCGATATCATGGCAAAGCAGTTCGCCGAGATTCCCGCCGTAAAAGAGGTTTCACGATCGCTGATGATCACGAGCCTCGGAAGTTACCACGGATCGACGCTTAAATATGGCCTTGATTCCAATAATGTGTGGCTAAACCTGATAGACGAACATTATATGCCACTGCATGATCATAAATTACTGGCTGGTACAAACTTCAAATTGAAGCCTGAAAAAGGGAAGGAAAGCGAAGTGATCGTCAACGAACAGGTCTTGAAAAGATTTAACATCGCCAAGAGAAACCCGGAAAATGCGCTGGGTAAGGTCGTAACAGTGGACGGTCAGGCGCTGACGATCATTGGTGTGATCAGGGACTTCCATTACGGCACGCTGGAAGCTAAGATTGAGCCGGTTATATTTCGTTATTCTGCCAATGAGCCATCGGGTTATCTCAATGTGAAGATCGCTTCCGGCGACTTGCCCGGCACGATGGAAATGCTCGAAACCGCGTGGCGGAAGGTGGATAAAGTGCATCCCATTCAGGCGAAATTCTACAACGACCAGATTGAGTCGGCATATAGCCAGTTTTCGGTGATGGTAAAGATCATTGGTTTCATTGCCTTTCTGGCGATTTGTATTGCTTCGCTCGGACTGTTTGGTATGGTCGTTTTCACTACCGAAACGAAGCTCAAAGAGATCAGTATCCGCAAAGTGCTGGGTGCTAGCGAGGGCGGATTGGTTTATTTTCTGTGCGAAGGATTTTTGATCCTGCTGATCGTTTCTGCGTTGATCGCAATTCCGGCAACTTATTTCTTCTTTGATAAAATCGTCCTCGAAAA
Coding sequences:
- a CDS encoding DUF3800 domain-containing protein encodes the protein MYFCYIDESGDVGKIKSPSQFFVLSALCVHESAWQTLLDDLIKFRRHLKKVYGLTMAEEIHASVFINGNPNLKAGISKNHKILILRECLRFLNARSDISIVTVRIEKNPGYANDVFEYAWKLLIQRIDNTLKAGNFPGALKTDKGLIISDNTDEMKLRKLLRKMRRFNLVPSKFRRISLDAKITGIIEDPVSRDSKSSYIHQMVDVVCYFARQYYEPNKTIRKKGLRNFYMANLENVLNKNISPKNTVNYILEQQA
- a CDS encoding PadR family transcriptional regulator translates to MKGTNLGEFEELVLLTIASLASEAYSVAICDELEKYTGRTAKLGVVHSVLNRLEEKGLAKSRLGEASSTRGGKRKRFYEVSHAGKVALTKSKEVRENIWRNIPGFNLEGSI
- a CDS encoding ABC transporter permease yields the protein MKATDQPPRWATRFLQWYCRPRLLEDLEGDLFEYFERNVKNKGLRRARIVYVIDVIKFLRPYTIRKIEFFNLFIHWIMIGSYLKTSRRSLVRNKLFSLINIIGLAVSMSVGLLVIAVITDLNSYDDFHQEGDRIYRVITTFRNADQPPMELASTSVKAGQKIRETVAGAEQVTTFRNGFSGDARVGNSTFPLEAIWADNAFLKVFTFPLVKGNAATALEEPYSLVLSEKTARKMFGEADPIGKPVMFDTTSYVVRGVVKDLPKLSHIRFEMLVSFATIEAQQAEKTNFYDWDNVWSNYVYVLMPAHPALAPVQSELAKISKQESAAYKDKSVSISLKPMNGAVLGGKLSNNVGPAISPVVTWVLSGLAFVIILSACFNYTNLSVARSLRRSREVGIRKIIGARKSHVLGQFMAESVIIAMLALLFSFGLFLFLKKEFLALDPNISDLVSLDLSFKTILYFIALACFVGLAAGFLPALFFSRINALLVMKDVSNLTLFRRVGMRKALIVIQYTLSLFFIAATLVGYNQYKGLLRFDLGFETENIVNIRMQGNKPDIMAKQFAEIPAVKEVSRSLMITSLGSYHGSTLKYGLDSNNVWLNLIDEHYMPLHDHKLLAGTNFKLKPEKGKESEVIVNEQVLKRFNIAKRNPENALGKVVTVDGQALTIIGVIRDFHYGTLEAKIEPVIFRYSANEPSGYLNVKIASGDLPGTMEMLETAWRKVDKVHPIQAKFYNDQIESAYSQFSVMVKIIGFIAFLAICIASLGLFGMVVFTTETKLKEISIRKVLGASEGGLVYFLCEGFLILLIVSALIAIPATYFFFDKIVLENFPYHQPINMLELLAGVVVVMLLAFLMIGSQTVKAARNNPAKVLKSE